One stretch of Leptospira mtsangambouensis DNA includes these proteins:
- a CDS encoding transketolase, with amino-acid sequence MEKIEVAKKFAKDIRIQVIKMVTAANSGHPGGPLGLADIYAALYTSILNHDPKNPEWAERDRLILSNGHVCAVRYASMGLSGYFPVEDLLTFRNINSYLQGHPSTRYMKGIESSSGSLGQGLSVSVGLALGAKLKKETYKIYTCISDGECGEGMTWEAAQSAVHFKTDNLIAFMDRNYIQIDGNTEEVMKLEPLDKKFEMFGWNVINADGHNMEEIFAAFAKAKQHTGGPTLIVFRTILGKGVSYMENNPKWHGTPPNKEQEAQALAELV; translated from the coding sequence ATGGAAAAAATTGAAGTCGCTAAGAAATTTGCAAAAGATATCCGAATCCAAGTCATCAAAATGGTTACGGCTGCCAACTCTGGTCACCCAGGTGGTCCCCTTGGTCTTGCTGATATCTATGCAGCACTCTATACTTCTATTTTAAATCATGATCCCAAAAATCCTGAATGGGCAGAAAGAGATCGCCTCATTCTTTCTAACGGCCACGTTTGTGCCGTACGTTATGCATCTATGGGACTTTCTGGATATTTCCCTGTAGAAGATCTTTTGACATTTCGTAATATCAATTCTTATCTCCAAGGACACCCTTCCACTCGTTATATGAAGGGAATCGAGTCTAGTTCTGGTTCTCTTGGACAAGGTCTATCTGTATCAGTGGGACTTGCACTTGGAGCAAAATTAAAAAAAGAGACATATAAAATTTATACATGCATCTCTGATGGTGAATGTGGTGAAGGAATGACTTGGGAAGCAGCACAATCTGCTGTTCACTTCAAAACAGACAACCTCATTGCTTTTATGGATCGTAACTACATCCAAATTGATGGTAATACTGAAGAAGTAATGAAGTTAGAACCATTAGATAAGAAGTTTGAGATGTTCGGTTGGAATGTAATCAATGCAGACGGACATAATATGGAAGAAATCTTTGCTGCATTTGCAAAAGCAAAACAACATACAGGTGGACCAACTCTCATCGTCTTTAGAACTATTTTAGGAAAAGGTGTTTCTTATATGGAAAACAATCCTAAATGGCATGGAACACCTCCGAACAAAGAACAAGAAGCGCAAGCACTCGCAGAATTAGTATAA
- a CDS encoding transglutaminase-like domain-containing protein: MGQTSFPDFYPDDITRLLYDWEIAPPEKKRFLLKLIASRVPWQIQVESALEEVKDPYLRVQARSLKSEITRHRLRHSFFKLTLRGNTNHYKDLEEMCVQLSSIGFPDQNYAEIKHELDRIALRVSELYDDHSGYLTDELKVQILCQVLFQEEGFVGNIQNYNDPGNSYLYQVIKSRLGIPISLSVVYLLVGQRLGLPLYGTNLPLHFLLQYESEGYFTYIDPFHGGVLLDKFTCEKFLEANGYSNSPKYFTKASTLSMIKRMCRNLIHIYRDNQTKEMENIIKDHLQILESRSTHVE; the protein is encoded by the coding sequence ATGGGACAAACTTCTTTTCCTGATTTTTATCCAGACGATATCACTCGTTTATTATATGATTGGGAAATTGCTCCTCCTGAAAAAAAACGTTTTTTATTAAAACTCATCGCATCTCGTGTCCCATGGCAGATTCAAGTAGAGTCTGCCTTAGAAGAAGTAAAAGATCCTTACCTTCGAGTACAAGCTCGTAGTTTAAAATCTGAAATCACTCGTCACAGACTTCGTCATTCCTTCTTCAAACTCACGTTACGTGGGAATACAAATCATTATAAAGATTTAGAAGAGATGTGTGTTCAACTTTCTAGTATTGGTTTTCCTGACCAAAACTATGCAGAGATCAAACACGAATTAGATCGTATTGCCCTTCGAGTTTCTGAGTTGTATGATGATCATTCTGGATATTTGACAGATGAATTAAAAGTTCAAATCCTTTGCCAAGTTTTATTCCAAGAAGAAGGATTTGTTGGGAATATTCAAAATTACAATGACCCAGGAAATTCTTATTTATATCAAGTAATCAAAAGTAGGTTGGGCATCCCAATTTCACTTTCCGTAGTATATTTGTTAGTTGGCCAAAGATTGGGACTTCCTCTTTATGGAACCAATTTGCCACTTCATTTTCTTTTGCAATATGAATCGGAAGGGTATTTTACGTATATCGATCCATTTCATGGCGGTGTTTTATTAGATAAATTCACATGTGAGAAGTTTTTAGAGGCAAATGGATATTCCAATTCGCCTAAGTATTTCACAAAAGCATCCACACTTTCCATGATCAAACGTATGTGCAGAAATTTAATCCATATCTATCGGGACAACCAAACCAAAGAAATGGAAAATATCATTAAAGACCATTTGCAGATTTTAGAAAGTCGATCCACTCATGTGGA
- a CDS encoding transglycosylase domain-containing protein, whose protein sequence is MSAPSPKYLCPHCQKASRLPEPIPREGKFQLTCAHCSEKVILNFTDYRFEILQVVSREPSVSDAAQSFQPFKIPTPSISKSNSLKEKLEPKSKPFWERKVVFEREPEERKFKPKPLKQRITSGKAKQSTPSFWKITFAFTSICLFLMILGFSYFVAGVLSTKKEVPLYLESLSKNIPTKILDRNGQMVSEIFQKRTSTLRLQDYPEDMISILLNIEDQKFFFHGGIDYSAILRAFFKNIVNLSYKQGASTITQQLARIILDDRRKSLNRKWREAQLAFALESVLTKEQILEMYMNHVYLGHGAFGFGEGIKFYFQKNPMELSKEEMVLLASLPSAPNKYSPLKNPEDSYTRVRAILQMFRNRGIYPNLDREKFVSFYHNLSTRSPNETVFGSRQDIAPYVTEHVRGILSSLEGDKNIYESGGYTVETTLDRGAQELIGPIVREYLTKSRKSGKIQKKRIRVKPESSLDLAFRQRMEEVSILNELVWNTDSLESEKDTSAVQAAIVGIQPNTGQVLFLHGGEEFNSQNQFNRATQMRRQTGSSIKAVLYASAIDAGVIQSGTRILDAPLYYRGGGGKEWAPENLGGSFDGEISLRTALVKSKNTAAVQVAERLGSAGIERYFTKYFFPNDSEKKNRYRGDLSLALGTLEISPLEMASAFTGFVNQGTVKRPYLIQRIKNAKGVVLYEVGGTDEFKLKLPPERQVIRPDTAEVMVSLLRDSGRASGVRNGGYVGDLIGKTGTTNDYKDAWFVGARPDLALAVWVGYDNPKFGMGPSGLGGAVAAPLWGEIVSSIDKKNIIPKIQFSQPVYAKPYKICSLTGKQAGANCPVANELYLSDYPPEGICTEDHKATHSENKDLMKGLY, encoded by the coding sequence ATGTCGGCACCTTCTCCCAAATACCTTTGTCCACATTGCCAAAAGGCATCTCGGTTGCCAGAACCAATTCCAAGAGAAGGGAAGTTCCAGCTAACATGTGCTCATTGTAGCGAAAAAGTAATTCTCAATTTTACGGATTATCGTTTCGAAATTTTGCAAGTGGTTTCGAGGGAACCTTCGGTTTCTGATGCGGCCCAATCTTTCCAACCGTTTAAAATTCCAACTCCATCCATTTCCAAATCAAATTCTTTAAAAGAAAAATTAGAACCAAAATCAAAACCTTTTTGGGAACGAAAGGTGGTTTTTGAAAGAGAACCGGAAGAACGTAAGTTCAAACCAAAACCTTTGAAACAAAGGATCACCTCGGGAAAAGCGAAACAATCAACTCCTTCTTTTTGGAAAATCACTTTTGCTTTCACCTCGATTTGTCTTTTTTTAATGATCCTTGGTTTTTCGTACTTTGTTGCGGGAGTTCTTTCCACTAAAAAAGAAGTTCCTTTGTATTTGGAATCATTATCTAAAAACATTCCTACAAAAATTTTAGATCGTAATGGGCAGATGGTGAGTGAAATTTTCCAAAAAAGAACTTCCACCTTACGTTTGCAAGACTATCCAGAGGATATGATTTCCATACTTTTGAATATTGAAGATCAAAAGTTTTTCTTTCATGGTGGAATTGATTATTCTGCAATTCTTAGAGCATTTTTTAAAAATATTGTAAATTTAAGTTATAAACAAGGTGCCTCCACCATTACACAACAGTTAGCAAGGATTATCCTTGATGATCGTCGTAAAAGTTTGAATCGAAAGTGGCGAGAAGCCCAACTGGCTTTTGCTTTGGAGTCAGTGTTAACCAAAGAACAAATTTTAGAAATGTATATGAACCATGTTTATTTAGGTCATGGTGCCTTTGGATTTGGTGAGGGAATTAAATTCTATTTTCAAAAAAATCCAATGGAGTTGAGCAAAGAAGAAATGGTGTTACTCGCATCACTTCCTTCCGCACCTAACAAATATTCTCCATTAAAAAATCCAGAAGATTCATACACACGTGTTCGTGCCATTTTACAGATGTTTCGGAATCGAGGCATTTATCCTAATTTAGATCGTGAAAAGTTTGTTAGTTTTTATCATAATCTATCCACTCGTTCTCCGAATGAAACGGTTTTTGGTTCGAGGCAAGACATTGCTCCTTATGTGACTGAACATGTGCGTGGAATTCTTTCTTCTTTAGAAGGGGATAAGAATATTTATGAAAGTGGTGGGTATACGGTAGAAACAACTTTGGACCGAGGTGCCCAAGAACTTATTGGTCCAATTGTTCGTGAATATTTAACAAAATCCCGGAAGTCAGGGAAAATTCAAAAAAAACGGATTCGAGTAAAGCCGGAATCATCTTTAGATTTAGCATTTCGACAAAGGATGGAAGAAGTATCTATTTTAAACGAACTAGTATGGAATACGGATAGTTTGGAATCTGAAAAAGACACTAGTGCCGTCCAGGCTGCAATTGTTGGAATACAACCAAATACCGGTCAGGTGTTATTTTTGCATGGTGGTGAAGAGTTTAATTCGCAGAACCAATTCAATCGCGCCACCCAAATGCGGAGACAAACTGGAAGTTCCATCAAGGCCGTGTTATATGCCTCTGCGATTGATGCCGGTGTGATCCAATCTGGTACAAGAATTTTGGATGCTCCTTTGTATTATCGTGGCGGTGGTGGAAAAGAATGGGCTCCTGAAAATTTAGGAGGAAGTTTTGATGGCGAGATTTCTCTTCGCACAGCACTTGTAAAATCCAAAAACACCGCAGCAGTTCAAGTTGCAGAACGATTGGGTAGTGCAGGCATTGAACGTTATTTTACAAAATACTTTTTTCCAAATGATTCAGAAAAGAAAAATCGATACAGAGGTGATTTGTCTTTGGCTCTGGGAACTTTAGAGATTTCTCCTTTGGAGATGGCATCCGCCTTTACAGGTTTTGTCAACCAAGGCACAGTCAAACGTCCTTATCTCATCCAAAGAATTAAAAATGCAAAAGGTGTGGTTCTGTATGAAGTGGGTGGAACTGATGAGTTTAAATTAAAACTCCCACCAGAGCGCCAAGTGATTCGTCCTGATACTGCAGAAGTGATGGTATCTTTATTACGTGACAGTGGTCGTGCCAGTGGAGTCAGAAACGGTGGTTATGTGGGAGATTTAATCGGCAAAACGGGAACTACGAATGATTACAAAGATGCTTGGTTTGTGGGAGCAAGGCCCGATTTAGCATTGGCCGTTTGGGTTGGTTATGACAATCCAAAATTTGGAATGGGTCCGAGCGGACTTGGTGGAGCAGTGGCCGCTCCACTTTGGGGAGAAATTGTATCTTCTATTGATAAAAAAAATATAATTCCCAAAATCCAATTCAGCCAACCAGTTTATGCAAAACCATATAAGATCTGTTCGTTGACAGGAAAACAAGCAGGTGCCAATTGTCCAGTGGCAAATGAGTTGTATCTTTCTGATTATCCCCCCGAGGGAATTTGTACAGAAGACCATAAAGCAACACATTCAGAAAATAAAGATTTGATGAAAGGGTTGTATTAG